CAGCCCGCAGCGAAGAGCAGGAAAAAATTAATGCGCTCGATGCCGGTGCTGATGATTATCTCAGCAAACCTTTTGGCATTGGCGAGCTGCTGGCCCGAGTCCGGGCCACGCTGCGCCGCCATCACGCCGCGCCGCAAAACGCTCAGAGCTATCAGTTTGGCGACATCAGCCTTGATATTGTTGGCCGCACGGTAACGCGCAACGGGCAGTTATTGCATCTGACACCTACCGAATTTCGCCTGCTGGTATTGCTGGTCACTAACCATGGCAAGGTCTTAACCCAGCGGCAATTGCTTAATGAAGTCTGGGGGCCTAACGCGGTAGAGCACAGCCACTACCTGCGTATCTATATGGGCCATTTGCGCCAAAAGCTGGAACAGGACCCGGCGCGGCCA
This genomic interval from Salmonella enterica subsp. enterica serovar Choleraesuis contains the following:
- a CDS encoding DNA-binding response regulator yields the protein MINVLIVEDETAIRRFVRSALEGEGMRVYEAETLQRGLTDAATRKPDLIILDLGLPDGDGLTLIRDLRSWSSVPVVVLSARSEEQEKINALDAGADDYLSKPFGIGELLARVRATLRRHHAAPQNAQSYQFGDISLDIVGRTVTRNGQLLHLTPTEFRLLVLLVTNHGKVLTQRQLLNEVWGPNAVEHSHYLRIYMGHLRQKLEQDPARPQHLMTETGVGYRFIL